Within Psychrobacter sp. DAB_AL43B, the genomic segment TGGGTCATCAAACCCAAAAAACTCGATAAACGGTTTAAATCATGCGCTTCATGACCTGTTGGCATTAGCGGCATACCGATCCAATTCATCCCATGCTGCATAGTGTAAAGACAAATCTGTTGGAGTACGGCAAGCTTATCACCGCTAAGTCCGCCTGAGTTGGCGAAACCGGCCGCCCACTTGCCTTCCCATTTACGATGGTACCAACGCTTTGATGTTTCATCCATAAAGATCTTAAAGCCTGCCGTCACGCTACCCATATATACTGCACTACCAAACACCAGTAGATCGGCCTGATCTAAAAACTCCCAGTCGACATCATGCACATCGACTGCTTTGGCTTGCGCCGCTGGTAATTGCTGACGAGCGCCAGTGACTATTGCTTCGGCAACACGCTTGGTATGACCATAGTTACTATGATAAATGACAGCCATTGATACACTGGGAGGGTTATCATCATGAGGTGATACTATAGACGGTGTGACAGATGTATTCATACAAACTCTAATAATGGTGGTAAATAATGAAATAAAAAATAAGAGGATTCATCAGGCTCGTGATTCTTAATAATAGAATGATGTATTTATTATGATGCTGTTACTATGATTAAGTTATTATAATTAAGTTATTATGTTTCAATTACTGTATTTCAGCTGCCATGCTTCAGTGATTATATGGAAGCACTGCGTGTAATAATCAATGCCATACGCCCTGTTGCAGGCTGCTGCAAATGAGTCTGACGCCGATAAGAATAATAACGATCATCAGCATAGCTACAAGGTATCGATGACGAATTGCATACTGTGATACCTGCTGCTTGCAATTGATCGGCAGCAAGCCTTGGTAAGTTTATCTTAATTTTTTCTTCGTTGACTTTAGCATAACTTGATAGTTTATCAACTGTCTTATGTAATCTTTGAATATCTAGATCAGCTTCAGCATTGATCACAGCAGTCATAACGTAGCGTTCATCAAAATGATTAATATCATCCATAGTCAATGACTGATTTTTGATGCAACCTGCCAGCAGCTTATCTCGAACATCGCGACCAACTTCGTAATTATCTTGACTGATACAAACCCCGATCCAAGCCAGAATCTGCCCGCTGTCACTAAAACGTTTAGCTGTCGCCTTAATAACGCCACACGCCAGCCCTTGCCAGCCAGCATGAATAGCTGCAATTTGCCCTGTTGTTGGCTGGTATAAGACAATCGGTACACAATCGGCAGTCATTATCGCCAGTCCTAAAGCAACTTGCTGACTAAGCATCACATCAGCGGCCATTGGCTCCATGCTCAGCGCTGTCGCGTCGATATCATGAATCTGCTTACCATGGATTTGATTAACCCAGTGCAGACTTCTGATAGGCAGGCTATTAGTAGATGAGTTTTGTGGCGCTGCTAATTGCTCATTAATAGCCGTAAGCAAACGCATCCGATTGGTTAATACTTGAGCTGCATCGTCATTGACATGTAAACCTAAATTCAGCTCGCCATAACTTGCTTGCTTTCGCTGTTGCGTCTGCTGATGTTTTTTCGATATAGCATCAGCAGCAATGCTTGAGAAAGCAGCCGTTTGAAAAACAGCCACGTCATCCAGTTGCGCGAGTAATGTTATAGGAAGCTTATTAGTCATGGCTTATTCATCCCTTACCGTTCATCGCGGCTGATTTAGTAGCCTTTTTAATAACCTTTGTACGATAATTTTTCTTCAGGGTCATAGCCATCATTTAACACGGCAATCAATTTTTCCATATCTTCAGGCATTGGCGTCATAACCTCAACATCCTCACCGGTCGTTGGATGGACAAAACCCAGCGTATAAGCATGCAATGCTTGGCGTGGAAAATTACTAATCGCTTGACGTTGCGCTTCTGTCAGACCTGAGCGCAATTGACGACGGCCACCGTAGACCCGATCACCCACTATCGGATAGGTAATATGGCTCAAATGCACTCGAATTTGGTGAGTACGCCCAGTCTCAAGACCCACATCCAATAAACAATAATTGCCATTGAGCGCGGTCACATTTAATAAGTGCGTGACTGCTTCACGCCCTGCCGTCATCACCGTCATTTTGGTACGCTGATTACGATGGCGACCAATCGGTGCATTGATAAGGCGATGACGCAATAAGCTCGCTTGATCGCCTGCCACCACACACTGATAATGACGATAGACAGACTTATCTTTTAGCTGCTCCATCAGTGCCAGTTGCGCAGGCTTAGTCTTGCCAATCAGCAATAGCCCCGAAGTATCTTTATCAATCCGGTGTACCAAGCCTGCACGCGGTAGATGGTGCTGCTGCGGATAGTGATATAGTAGCGCATTGACCAAGGTGCCGGTTTGATTGCCCGCGCCAGGATGTACCACCATGCCCACAGGTTTATTGATGACCAATACATCGTCATCTTCATAGACCACGTCGATGTCGATATTTTCTGGCTGATCTTCACTGTGCTGCTGCAACGTCGTTGATAAATGCAAGACATCGCCTGCTTTGACACGGATTTTTGGTTTTTGCACACTACCGTTATAAAGCAAGCTGCCGTCAATAACCCAACCTTGCAGCTGGGCACGCGAAAAATCTGTAAATATTTTTGATGCCAATTTATCAATACGTAAACCGGCTTCATCTTCTATCACCGTATGCGTGACATCAATAATAACGGGTATTGCCTGCCCCGCTATTGACGCTTCATCATCGCCGTGCTCATCTTCATCGTCATCTAATTCTTCATCCAGCTCTTTGTCAAGGTCGCCATCTAGCACTTCGTCATCGGATAAGCTATCGTCGTACATATGCTCATCAAAAGCTGTCTGATTGTCGTCAGGTAACTCACTATTATTTAAAACGTTATTTGGCATTGGTGACTCTTGTGCTGATGAATCAGTATCTAGCGATTGATTCGGTGGTAAATAGGTAGTCATAGCATCATTATTCATGGCGGATTCATATATGGCAAAGTCCCTGACGTTGTTCTGTAAGGAGACTTCATAAGAAAACTGGGTGGTGCTTACTGACTATTAAAAACTGACCATTAAAAATAGGCATGGTCAAAAAATCAGAAGTGATATCGCCATAGTGTAACATGCTGAGCGTTCAAGCCCTATAAAAGCTGAGCGTTATCTAACATTTTATAATGCTCAATTGAGCTTTTATCATCCGCCGTTAACTCTCTAAAATATAACATTGCTGTAATTTACTGTATATTTGTCGATGTCAGCGATATTGGATATCGCTCGTTACAGCGGCTCATGCTAAACTATCGAGCGCAAGAGAAATGCGTAAAGCGCTTCAAGCTCGTAGTAGATGTAAAGTGCCACTTAGTAAAATTAGTAAAAATTGTCGCTTGGTAAAAAAGTACTGCTTAATAAAAATAAGCAACGGTTGGAGCACCTAACTACAAAATAGATAACGAAAAAATAGACGAAGCAAATGTTATTCTATAAAGTAAGCCATGTTTTGCTGTATGCTATGGCACTGTATTATTATCGGCCTGTTTTTATTGCAAGCATTGTATGAACGCTTCTGGTTTGATTGATTTAATATATACCCTATCTCATTCAGCTGTTGTAATAACGATAACAGGTATGCTCGATAATTGGCATACTTAATAACAGACCACTATTGATGCCCTGTGCATCGTTTTTTATCATCAATCTTAATATATAGTATGATAGCGTTACTGCTATTATACGTCTTGTGTCGGAGAAGAAGTATGCAAGCTGTTGGCAATACGTTTATCAAACTGTCCTCAATCACCTTACTGGCCCTAAGTGTCAACTTGGTGGGTTGTCAAACGTTTAAAAACCTGACCGGCGGCAAAGACGTGGATGCGGTTGAAACTGCTGAGAAGTCAGAGCAAGGTTACTATAACAACGCCATTGCCCAGATTGATAAAGGTCGCTATACCCAAGCCGTCGAAGATTTGACCAACTTACGTACCTTTTATCCGACTGGACAATATGCTGAACAAGCATTGCTCGATATGATGTATGCACAATATGCAAGTGGTAAATACGAAACCGCAGCTGCCAGTGCAGATCAGTTTATCCGTCTATACCCTTCTAATCCGCAGGTCAGCTATGCCTACTATGTGCGCGGTGTGGCTAACATGCAAGGCTCGTCTGAAGGCCTAAAACTATTTAAGCTCAATCAAGCTGAACGTGATACCGCGTATTTGCGTATTGCCTTTGCAAACTTCCAAGAGCTTATCAATAAGTATCCGAACAGTCCTTATACGCCAGATGCTGCTCAGCGCATGACCTTTATCTATAACCAGTTTGCTGAAAGCGAGATGAGCGCTGCCAATTGGTATATTGAGCGCGAAGCTTATGTCGCGGCTGTCAATCGTGCAAAATGGGTCTTTCAATACTATCCACTCAGTGAATCCGTACCAGAAGCGATCGCCGTACTTGCTTATAGTCATGAAAGATTGGGTCTAAATGATTTGGCAAAAGAGTATAAAACACTATTGCAAATTAATTATCCAAATTTACTAACTGCTGATGGACGCGTCAAGCTCGACACCAAACGTGACCGTAATTTGTTCAATAAATTAACCTTTGGGCAACTTAGCCGTTTTAACAAGGACACCTCAGTTGCTGAAGGCAATTACAACGGGGCGACCAAAACCCAAGTCATTCGTAATGCCAATCAATTAAGATTGCCGAGCGACAACGCTGCTGCCAATACAGCTGCGCCAACCAGCAATACTTCTCCGCTGCGTCTGACTGATGAAAATCGCCGTGTGCGCCTAGGTGCAGTTGAAAATGAAAGCATCGATATGACAGAGGGTAATTAATCCTATTTCAGCATAAGTATGCTGACAGACATCAACTAAAATAAGGTCAACGACATAGTTGGCCTTATTTTTTCTGTTTTGGTTTTTGCCTCATTGTTTTTATTCTATATTGCCTGCGTGCAATATTGGTTCTGCCTTAAAATAACGCACACCTATGGTAAACTGTTTTTCGTATGAGTATCCCAAATCATATTCTTGAACAATTAAATAGCCAAGCTGACTTAATCAGTATCATTGGGCGTCATACCACGCTTAAACGTGCTGGTGCTGAGTATAAAGGCTGCTGCCCTTTTCATGGCGAAAAGTCGCCGTCTTTTTATGTCAATCCACAAAAAAACATCTATCACTGCTTTGGCTGTAGTGTCGGTGGCAACGCCATCAGTTTTTTGCGTGATTATGAAAACTTAACGTTTATTGAAGCGGTCAACGAGCTATCAAAGCAGACGGGCATTGAGGTGCCAAAAGAAGAGCAACAAAACGTCAGTTATCAGCGCACTAAACCGCAACCAACTGTAAAACCTGTACCGCAAGCGCCACCTAACTCCTCAATCGCTGCACAAATAACATCGAAGACTTCATCGGAAAACACACCGCCGGATTATGCGGAGCAATCGACTTATACTGGCAGCAATAGCTACGAAGAATATCCACCGCCAGACGCTTACGACTCGGTGCCTTATCCAACGGATGCTTATGGTTCAGATTATCAAGGTGATGGCAGCTATCCGCCTGCATGGTTGACAGCCGGAGATGATATTGTAGGCTTGCACGGTAGTGACGCAGGTAATAGCAGTGACTTAAGTAATAACAGCGACAATGAAGACGGCAATCTGTATGAGCTTTTAGAGAAAATTCAACAGTTTTATCAGCATAATCTCAGCATCCACCCTCATGCCAAGCATTATTTTTTATCGCGTGGTATTAGCGACGAAATCTTTGAAACTTTTGGTTTGGGCTATGCCCCCTTTGGTTGGCAGCATCTTGAGCATCAATTTCCGCAAGATATTCAAGGTTTAAAAGCGCTCGGCTTAGTACGTCGCTCAGAGTCCGGACGTGATTATGATTTGCTCCGTGATCGGGTCATTTTTCCGATTCGAGACAATCAAGGACGCACCATTGGCTTCGGCGGTCGTGCGCTTGATGATGAAGCGAAGCCCAAGTATATCAACTCGTCCGACTCGCCGGTCTTTCATAAGCAGCATGTGTTATACGGCTATTATGAATCACGCCAGCAACGCGCCGATAGTTGGCTGGTGGTCGAAGGCTATATGGATGTCATTGCCCTTTACCAAGCAGGTATTTATGGAGCGATTGCTTCCATGGGCACGGCGATTAATGAGAGTCAGATATCACGGCTTTTAACGCTCAACCCTACCCTAACGTTAAGTTTTGATGGTGATAGTGCTGGACAAAAAGCGGCTTGGCGCACCCTTGAAGTTGCGCTACCTGTGCTGGCGGACGATAAAGAATTAAGGTTTTTGACACTGCCCAACAATCATGATCCTGATACCTTTATAAAAAGTCAGGGCGGCGATGCCATGCGTGAACAAATCGCTAACGCCATGCCGCTGTCACAATATATTTTTGCTTATTTAAGTGAGCGTTACGACTTAACCTTGGTAGAAGGTAAAGCCAAGCTCATGTCGCAAGTGCGCTCCTTGACCACCGCATTACCGAAAGGCAGTAGCTTTCGTTATCTGCTCAACAATGATATTTACCAAAAGCTTGGCGGTAAGCGTAGTCAAAATATCGAGGCCAAAGACGCGCTGCTAGATTTTGATGGTGAGATGACCATCAGTCAGCAATTGCAGCTGTGCTTTTTATTCCAGCCGCGCGCCTTGATTGATGATCCTATCGAGTCGATTTGGCAGCAAGCCGGTATTCATGAATTACATCTACCTGCGCATATAAAGCAAAAAGCGTCTGCCGATACATTGCGCCCACTCGCGTGGGAGGACTTACAAGATAGTGCTTTGCTCGATATCGTCAGCACGATTAAGCGCTGTCTCAACTATTTACCTAAAGATGCCAACGCGGCGGCGCATTTTATCTTATCAAATGTCAAACCACTGACCCAAGAGATGCTTAGCCGCGATTGGGGCAGTTTTTATAAAGCCTTAACCACACGTAATATCTTAAGTCTTGATGGTTTAGTCGAAGGATTGGTCAGTCAGCTTATCGAACGCCATATGAAGAAAAAGATACAGGATTTGGTCAAGAACCCCGATAATATAAAACTGGCGATTGTCCGTAAACAATCACAGTTATTAAATGACTGGTTACGCGCGCAGCAAGCGGAGCAATCAGCACAAATGGCGACGGTTAAATCTTAATATTTACCCTTGGTTTTTATTTATCAAGAAGCAACCCTTTAAAAGCATAGCGGTTGCCCCCACTATGAATCAATATACCCAGTAGTCAAAGCCGACCTTAAAAGAGTGTTAAACACTCAACTGATGGTAAATAATCAGTAAAAAACAGTCGGTAGATATCACTACCTCGTGCTTGGTTACTACGGTCTGTGTTAAACTGTGTCGCTATATATTTATAGCACTGCTTGATGAATGACGACAAGCCCGCATGATTGAGCACAATTTTAGGTATAAGTTTTTTAACCAGCATTTTTTAATGATGAGTTTTTAGGTATTACTATTTTGAAGTCTTTTTAGCGTTACTAATTTTTTGCCGTTTTTTGGCACTGTGATTGTAGTATTTTGAGCCTTTATTCATATCCACTCATTTTTGTTATTATTGACAACCTTTACGCCCTATTTTGATGAATCGATTGATTACATCAACGCACCGAGCGAGCGATAGCAAGTCACAATATAAAAATGTCCGATGCAAGTAAGCGAGTATTTATGAACGATAAGTCAGTTTCTAAGTCCACATCTCAACTGGCCACCTTAATCCAAATGGGTAAAGAGCAAGGGTACTTAACCTATGCTGAGGTGAATGACCAACTCCCCGACTCTATCACTGAAAGTGATCAGATCGAAGATATCGTACAAATGCTAACGGACGTTGGCATTAAAATTTTTGAATCTGCTCCAGACGCCGATGACATCTTGATGAACGATGAGTCAAGCGATGATGAGTCAGCAGCAGATGAGGCAGCAGCCGTATTAGCAGCAGTTGAGACCGATCCTGGTCGTACGACTGACCCTGTGCGTATGTATATGCGCGAAATGGGTACCGTTGATCTACTAACTCGTGAAGGCGAGATTGTTATTGCCAAACGTATCGAAGAAGGTATTCGTGATGTACAGCATGCGATGTCTTACTGGCCAGGTACGGTACAGTTCGTCCTTGACGAGTATCAAAAAGTACAAGATGGCGACAAGAAGCTCTCTGACGTCATCACCGGTTTTCTAGATCCTGAAACCGAAGCAGACAAAATCGCTGCCCAAGAGGCAAAAGAGGCTGCGAAAGAAGAAAGAGAACGCATCAAAGAAGAAAAAGAAAATCCGCCTGTTATCAAAGCAAAAGCCAAAGCGGCGCGCGATGATGATGACGAGGACGAAGACGAAACTGAAGAAGAAGCCGAAGAAGAAACCAGCGGTATCGATCCAGAAGAAGTACGCTTACGTCTAGAAGAGATCGAAAATCTATTTATCAAAGCCAAACAAGCCTTGCTTGATTATGGTCGTGGTAGCACAGAAGCTGATGAAGCCTACGAGCAACTTGCTGTACGCTTTATGATGCTAAAACTGAACAATCGCCTATCAGATCAAGTAATGGCGATTATGCATGATGTCTATGATGATGTGCGTAAGCAAGAGCGTCAAATCATGCGTTTGGTCATTCGCCGTGGTCGTATGCCGCGTGAAGAGTTCCGTAAAACCTTCCCTAGTAATGAAACCAACGTCGATTGGTTGATTGAGCGTATCAAAGGCAAGCCTGCATTTGCTGGCACCTTAGAAAAAGTCACCGACGACGTTATTTTATTACAGCGTAAGATTCTTGATTACGAGCAGCAGCTCGATATGAAAATCCACGACATGAAAGATGTGGCGCGCCGTATGGCTATCGGTGAAGCAAAGGCTCGCCGTGCCAAAAAAGAGATGGTCGAAGCTAACCTACGTCTGGTTATCTCTATTGCGAAAAAATATACCAACCGTGGTCTACAGTTCTTGGATCTCATTCAAGAAGGTAATATTGGTCTGATGAAAGCGGTTGATAAATTTGAATATCGCCGTGGTTACAAGTTCTCAACCTATGCCACATGGTGGATTCGTCAAGCAATTACCCGCTCTATCGCTGACCAAGCGCGCACCATTCGTATTCCTGTGCATATGATTGAGACAATTAACAAAATCAACCGTGTCTCACGTCAATTGCTACAAGAAATGGGACGCGAGCCGACGCCTGAAGAATTAGGCGAACGCTTAGAGATGGACGAAGTTAAAGTCCGTAAAGTGCTAAAAATTGCCAAGGAGCCTATCTCAATGGAGACGCCAATCGGTGATGATGAAGACTCGCACCTAGGTGATTTCATCGAAGATGGTACTATCTCAAGCCCTGTTGACGATGCGACAGCTGCAGGTCTGCGTGAAGCCACTCGTGATGTGCTTAGCAACCTGACTGAACGTGAAGCGCGCGTGCTAAAAATGCGCTTCGGTATCGATATGCCAACCGATCATACTCTAGAGGAAGTCGGTAAGCAGTTTGATGTAACGCGTGAGCGTATTCGTCAGATTGAAGCAAAAGCGCTACGCAAATTACGTCATCCTTCACGTTCTGAGCATTTACGCTCTTTCCTTGAAAATGACTAATTTTAGAAATCTACTTTATAAAAACCAGCTTCTTGAAAATAGCTGACTTAGACCATATAAAGTAGACAAGACGTTATTAAGCAAAATATTATCAAAAAGCTGAGCGAGTCTCAGCTTTTTTGTGCTTTACTTAAGCGCCAATATTTGACCCTATTCAATAAAAAATAAGGACAACATCATGAGCGATGACCCAAAAGACACTACCAATCAAAACTTCAGCAATCAAAATTCAAGCAAGAAAAATAACAACCAACAAGAGCAAGTGACTAAAAAAGAGGTCAACATCGGCGAGTTGGTCAATGATATCGATAACATCAAAGGTAAAAAAACTGACGTACAAAACCCTGAGCTTTGGGAATTCCCAATGAACTATCCCTTGAGTATCATTGGTCATGAAGGCGAGCACGACAGCTTATTGAATGAGGTGAAGCTCATCCTTGGTAGCCAATTTCCAGAATTTGATTTGGCATCTACAGAAGTCAGGCCTTCAAAAACCGGTCGCTTTCATTCGGTGCGTGTCAACTTGTATTTAACCAATGTTGAGCAAGTAAATATCTTATATGCCGCACTTGATAGCGCAAAAACGGTACGTATGGTCGTATAATCACGCTGATATTCATTTAGAAAAAACCAGCACCTTTTTCGTCCAAATCGTCACTCATATGGGTGGCGATTTTTTGTTGTCTAGGGTACAATCATCACCCGAAATATGCATCACATGACGGCGACTCTTGCTGGTCAATTGACCAAACCATAAAAAGCAAATTCGCGCCTTTTTTTACAAAACTTTTATTATTTTTATCATTGCCGTCTAACCCTTATCCCATCGTCCTTTGCCAAAATTTGAACACGTTGCAACCTCTGAGCAACATAGTTTGATACTAAAATCAATATAGCATTTTCAAAATTTTCCCGCTATATTGTGTCCACCTACTAACAAATACGCTATATGTAGTGCTCAGTGATTTAATGTATCACTCTGAGCAGAGGCAGCTTTTTGCCTAAAAAAACACTCTGCCATGACAGAGTGTTATAGCGTCATAAAGAATGCCTGCCGGTTATACGCCGTGCAGCATCACTATAAATCATTAAATCATTAAATAATTAACAAGCAATCAACTTACGAGGTCAGCATGACACATATCGATAAAATCCAAGTAACCAAACGTGATGGACGTTTAGAGCCTATCGAGTTAGATAAAATTCATAAGGTTATCGAGTGGGCAGCTCACGGTTTAGATAATGTGTCGGTGTCACAAGTTGAGCTAAAGTCGCACATTCAGTTTTATGAAGGTATTAAAACGCGTGATATTCACGAAACCATCATTAAGTCTGCCGCCGACCTTATCTCTGAAACCACGCCTGACTATCAGTATTTAGCGGCTCGTTTGGCCATCTTCCACTTACGTAAGATTGCTTACAATAAATTTACGCCGCCGCATCTGTTTGATCATGTGCAAAAGCTTACCGACGCGGGCAAATACGATCAGCATATCTTAGCCGATTATAGCCGTGCTGAATTTGATGAATTAGAAGAATACCTTGACCACTGGCGTGATATGAACTTAGCTTATGCTGCTGTTGAGCAAATGGCTGGTAAATACCTCGTACAGGACCGCGTTTCTAAGACCGTCTTTGAGAGCCCACAGTTCTTATACATGTTAGTTGGCATGTGTCTGTTTGCCAGCTATGACAAATCCGAACGTCTCGACTATGTGAAGCGCTTTTATGATGCGACCTCACAATTCAAAATCTCGCTACCAACGCCAATCATGTCAGGCGTACGTACACCATCACGTCAGTTTAGCTCATGCGTCCTGATTGAGTGCGGTGACAACCTTGACTCTATCAACGCTACCACTAGCGCCATCGTACGTTATGTATCACAGCGTGCCGGTATCGGCATCAACGCCGGTCGTATTCGCGCCCTTGGCAGCCCTATCCGTGGCGGTGAAGCGCAACATACTGGCTGTGTACCTTTCTATAAACTTTTCCAAACAGCGGTTAAATGCTGCTCACAAGGCGGCGTCCGTGGCGGTGCTGCAACGTTATTTTACCCATTATGGCATTTAGAAGTTGAGTCATTATTGGTACTCAAGAACAATCGCGGCGTCGAAGACAACCGTGTCCGTCATATGGACTATGGCGTACAGATTAACAAGACTTTATATAGCCGCCTGATTAAAGGTCAAGATATCAGCTTGTTCTCACCTTCTGATGTCCCAGGCTTATACGATGCTTTCTTTGAAGATCAAGATAAGTTTGAAGAGCTATATACCAAGTACGAGCAAGACAAATCAATCCGTAGCCGTCAAATTCCAGCCACGGAATTGTTTAGCTTAATGATGCAAGAGCGTGCCAGCACCGGTCGTATCTATATCCAAAACGTCGATCATTGCAACACTCATAGCCCGTTTGACCCAAGCGTTGCACCAATTCGCCAATCAAACCTCTGTATGGAGATTGCGCTTCCAACTAAACCACTTGATAACATCAATGACGAAGCAGGCGAAATCGCGCTTTGTACGCTATCAGCAGTCAACTTGGGTAAAGTTGAAAACGTCAGCGATATCGAAGAACCAGCAGAACTTATCGTCCGTGCCCTTGATGCCCTGCTCGACTATCAAGACTATCCAGTTAAAGCCGCTGAAAATGGCAGTATGCGTCGCCGTACGCTAGGCGTTGGTGTGATTAACTACGCTTATTACCTTGCGAAAAATGGCGTACGCTATTCAGATGACAGCGCCCTTGGTCTAACCCATCAAACCTTTGAAGCGTTGCAGTATTATCTCTTAAAAGCCTCAAACAAATTGGCAAAAGAACAAGGCGCGTGCCCTGCCTTTAATGAGACTACTTATTCGCAAGGTATCTTGCCGATTGATACGTACAAGAAAGACTTGGATAAAATCTGCCAAGAGCCGCTACATCTCGATTGGGAAACGCTACGCACTGAAATCACCACTCACGGTCTGCGTAACTCTACCCTAACCGCTTTGATGCCGTCTGAAACCTCTAGTCAGATTGCCAACGCCACTAACGGTATCGAGCCACCACGTGGGCTGGTCTCTATCAAAGCGTCAAAAGATGGTATCTTAAAGCAAGTTGTGCCTGAGATTGATAAGCTAAAAAATCAGTATGAGCTACTATGGCAAATGCCAAATAATGACGGTTACCTAAAACTGGTCGCTATCATGCAGAAGTTCGTCGATCAAAGTATCTCTGCCAATACCAACTACGATCCCGTTCGTTATGAAGGTGGTCGTGTACCAATGAAGATATTGCTAAAAGATCTGCTAAACGCGTATAAGCTTGGCGTGAAGACTTTGTATTATCACAATACGCGTGATGGTGCGAATGATGCCCAAGCGGATATGGAAGATGATTGTGCTGGCGGTGCATGTAAGATTTAGAAAGCCAGTTATCTAGCTCTCTTCTCTACTTAAGAGAGCTAGATGATTTTTCTTGAAATTAAAATAATTGAGGAGGTAAATTATGAATAATTAAAAGACCGCACGTATATCTTAGAAGTTCACTCACATTAATGAAAGGTACAGTTTATGGCTAAAAATACTGGAAATGGAACTCGAAGAGGTTCAGTGACAGGTCGAACTCAGATTAAGCATCCTAGCAATCCTGAGCACTCAATTAAAAGGAATGCCGATACCGGTCAATTTATGAGTAGTATGAAAGGTGTATATAAGGG encodes:
- a CDS encoding outer membrane protein assembly factor BamD, with the protein product MQAVGNTFIKLSSITLLALSVNLVGCQTFKNLTGGKDVDAVETAEKSEQGYYNNAIAQIDKGRYTQAVEDLTNLRTFYPTGQYAEQALLDMMYAQYASGKYETAAASADQFIRLYPSNPQVSYAYYVRGVANMQGSSEGLKLFKLNQAERDTAYLRIAFANFQELINKYPNSPYTPDAAQRMTFIYNQFAESEMSAANWYIEREAYVAAVNRAKWVFQYYPLSESVPEAIAVLAYSHERLGLNDLAKEYKTLLQINYPNLLTADGRVKLDTKRDRNLFNKLTFGQLSRFNKDTSVAEGNYNGATKTQVIRNANQLRLPSDNAAANTAAPTSNTSPLRLTDENRRVRLGAVENESIDMTEGN
- a CDS encoding polyphenol oxidase family protein, producing MTNKLPITLLAQLDDVAVFQTAAFSSIAADAISKKHQQTQQRKQASYGELNLGLHVNDDAAQVLTNRMRLLTAINEQLAAPQNSSTNSLPIRSLHWVNQIHGKQIHDIDATALSMEPMAADVMLSQQVALGLAIMTADCVPIVLYQPTTGQIAAIHAGWQGLACGVIKATAKRFSDSGQILAWIGVCISQDNYEVGRDVRDKLLAGCIKNQSLTMDDINHFDERYVMTAVINAEADLDIQRLHKTVDKLSSYAKVNEEKIKINLPRLAADQLQAAGITVCNSSSIPCSYADDRYYSYRRQTHLQQPATGRMALIITRSASI
- a CDS encoding RluA family pseudouridine synthase, giving the protein MTTYLPPNQSLDTDSSAQESPMPNNVLNNSELPDDNQTAFDEHMYDDSLSDDEVLDGDLDKELDEELDDDEDEHGDDEASIAGQAIPVIIDVTHTVIEDEAGLRIDKLASKIFTDFSRAQLQGWVIDGSLLYNGSVQKPKIRVKAGDVLHLSTTLQQHSEDQPENIDIDVVYEDDDVLVINKPVGMVVHPGAGNQTGTLVNALLYHYPQQHHLPRAGLVHRIDKDTSGLLLIGKTKPAQLALMEQLKDKSVYRHYQCVVAGDQASLLRHRLINAPIGRHRNQRTKMTVMTAGREAVTHLLNVTALNGNYCLLDVGLETGRTHQIRVHLSHITYPIVGDRVYGGRRQLRSGLTEAQRQAISNFPRQALHAYTLGFVHPTTGEDVEVMTPMPEDMEKLIAVLNDGYDPEEKLSYKGY
- a CDS encoding flavodoxin family protein, whose amino-acid sequence is MNTSVTPSIVSPHDDNPPSVSMAVIYHSNYGHTKRVAEAIVTGARQQLPAAQAKAVDVHDVDWEFLDQADLLVFGSAVYMGSVTAGFKIFMDETSKRWYHRKWEGKWAAGFANSGGLSGDKLAVLQQICLYTMQHGMNWIGMPLMPTGHEAHDLNRLSSFLGLMTQSLDGPPEETPGVGDIDTAIWFGDHLAKTIIKHQPKHEPTSSES
- a CDS encoding DNA primase; translation: MSIPNHILEQLNSQADLISIIGRHTTLKRAGAEYKGCCPFHGEKSPSFYVNPQKNIYHCFGCSVGGNAISFLRDYENLTFIEAVNELSKQTGIEVPKEEQQNVSYQRTKPQPTVKPVPQAPPNSSIAAQITSKTSSENTPPDYAEQSTYTGSNSYEEYPPPDAYDSVPYPTDAYGSDYQGDGSYPPAWLTAGDDIVGLHGSDAGNSSDLSNNSDNEDGNLYELLEKIQQFYQHNLSIHPHAKHYFLSRGISDEIFETFGLGYAPFGWQHLEHQFPQDIQGLKALGLVRRSESGRDYDLLRDRVIFPIRDNQGRTIGFGGRALDDEAKPKYINSSDSPVFHKQHVLYGYYESRQQRADSWLVVEGYMDVIALYQAGIYGAIASMGTAINESQISRLLTLNPTLTLSFDGDSAGQKAAWRTLEVALPVLADDKELRFLTLPNNHDPDTFIKSQGGDAMREQIANAMPLSQYIFAYLSERYDLTLVEGKAKLMSQVRSLTTALPKGSSFRYLLNNDIYQKLGGKRSQNIEAKDALLDFDGEMTISQQLQLCFLFQPRALIDDPIESIWQQAGIHELHLPAHIKQKASADTLRPLAWEDLQDSALLDIVSTIKRCLNYLPKDANAAAHFILSNVKPLTQEMLSRDWGSFYKALTTRNILSLDGLVEGLVSQLIERHMKKKIQDLVKNPDNIKLAIVRKQSQLLNDWLRAQQAEQSAQMATVKS